From the genome of bacterium:
GACCGGCTCACGCTCACGGGCGCGGTCATTCTCCTGCTCCTTGCCGCCCTGGCCGCGCTCGTGCCATTCCTGTCTCCTATCGATCCGACGGCGACCAGCCTGCCGGACCGGCTGCTGCCGCCGGTGTGGATGCCGCGCGGAACGCCGGCCCATCTGCTGGGGACGGACGGCCTCGGCCGCGATGTTCTGATCCGCATCGTCTACGGCGGACGGATCAGCCTCACGGTCGGTTTCGGCGCCGCGTTGATCGCGGCCGGGCTCGGCGTGCCGCTTGGCCTGTGCTCCGGTTATTTCGGCGGCGCGCTGGACGCCGTGATCATGCGTCTCGTCGACATCCAGTTGGGGTTCCCGTCGATTCTGCTGTACATCAGCGCGCTCGCCGTCGTGAAGCCGGGCTTGTTCAACATGGTGGCGATCCTCGGTGTCGCCGGATGGGTCATCCACGCGCGGGTGGTCCGCGCGCAGGTCCTGTCCCAGCGCCGGACAGAGTACGTCGAAGCGGCGCGCGCCCTGGGATCGAGCCACCTGTGGATCCTCGGCCGGCACATCCTTCCGAACGTGCTCGCGCCGGTGGTGGTCATCTCGACGTATTCGATCGCCGTGTTCATCATCACCGCGTCGTCGTTGAGCTTTCTCGGACTGGGCCTCCCGCCGTCCACCCCGGATTGGGGCCAGATGATTGCGACGTCGATGGACTACATCCGCCGCGCGTGGTGGCCGTCGACGTTTGCCGGACTCGCGCTCAGCCTCACCGTTTTCGGCGTCAGCGTGCTGGGGGACTGGTTGCGCGACTATCTCGATCCCAGACTGCGGGTGGAGACATGACGGGTTTACCTCTGACGCCGGACGACGCGATCCGCGCGGCCGACCGCCAACTGATCGGCGACGTCTGGACGAGCGACGAGGCCTGGTCGCACTGCGAGGCCCTGGTGGACCGTTTCCCGCGCCGGTACGCGGGGCATCCCGACGAGGCGGGTGCCCGCGACTACCTGCTCGCGGCGCTTGAGCGCTACGGCGTCGCCGCGCGGGCGGAGCCGTTTCCGTGCATGCATTGGTCGGCGGGGTCCGCGGAGCTCATCATCCACAGCCCGGAGCGCCGCGCGATTTCCGGCGTCAATTTGCCGATGAACGTGGACACCGAGGTGACGGCGGAGATCGGCTTCGTCGAGGAGGGGACCCCGGCGCAGTACGCGGCCTACGCGGACCGCGTAGCGGACCGCATCGTGCTGGTGACGAGCCGCTGTCCGGCGTATTCGCACCGCCCGCGCACGTGCCGCCGCGAGAAATACCTGCGGGCCGTCGAAGGCGGCGCCCGCGGCTTCCTCTACATGCGGCACGAAGGCGGGCTGCTGCCCGAGACGTACAGCCTGAGCGCGGACGGACCGCCGCCGATTCCCGGCCTGAGCCTGACGCGGGAAGCGGGAGCGGAGATCCTGCGCCTGCTGGCGCGCGGACCGGTCCGCGCGACGCTGCGCACGGCCGGCAAGGTCTCGCCGGGGACGTCCTGGAACATCGTAGGCGACATGCCGGGCCCGCGCCGTCGGGACCGGGTGATCCTGGTTGGTGCGCACTACGACACGCTGATCGGATGCCCGGGCGCGGTCGACGACGCGTCGGGCGCGGCGGTGCTGCTGGAAGTGGCGCGCGCCCTCTCGAAGCACGCGCCGCTCCTCGGCACGACGGTCCGGTTCGCGTTCTTCGGTCTCGAAGAAGGCGGGCTGCAGGGCGCGTACGCGTACACGGAGGCGCACGCCGGCGGCCTCGGCGCCGTCGATTTCATGCTGAACGTCGACGGCGCCGGTTTCGGCGATCCCCACAAGGGCGTCGGCCTTCAGGGATGGCCGGAGCTCATTCCGTTCTTCCGCCGCCTCGGCCGCGAAATGCGCGAGGACTTCCCGGTCGACGTCTGGATCACGCCCAACTCCGACATGCACCCGTTTCTCCTGCGCGGCGTGCCCTGCGCGTGGCTGTTCGATCTGGGGATGTCGCTGGCGAATCTCGGGTGGCCGCACACGGCGGCGGACTCACTCGACAAGATCTCCCGTCGCTCGCTCCGCACCGTGGCCTTGCTGGTCGCGCGCCTGCTGCTGTACATGACAAACCGGGATTGGCCGGGACGGCACGCGCGGCCCGAAGAGGTCGCCGCGTGGCTGTCGGAGTGGAATCTCGAGCCCCGGACGAAAAGGAGGATGGACATATGAAGCACGCACGACGGATCACCCGTCGGCGGCTGATCGGACAGGCGGCGGCCGGCGGGCTCGGACTCGGCGCCGGCGGCCTGCTCGCGCCGTGGCGGCGCCCCGCGGTCGCCGCGGCGAATCCGGCGGTCGTGGTGATGCAGGGCGTCGATCCGGAGACGCTCGATCCGCAGTTCGGCGAGTCCGGGATCATGGCCAACGTGCTCAGCAACGTGGTCGAAGGACTGACCGCCTACGACCGCAACATGAACGTGGTGCCCTTCCTCGCCGAGTCGCTGCGCGTCCTCGACGACAAGGTGACCTGGCGGACCGTCCTGCGCGACGGCATCAAGTTCTCCAACGGCCGGCCGCTCAACGCGGAGGCCGTCAAATTTACCGTGGACCGGACGCTCGATCCGAAGATGCGCGCGCAGGGGCTCAACGATCCGTTCCCGTCGCGCTCGGGCGTGGTGCGGGTCAACATCGTCAACGCGAAGACGGTCGACATCGTGCTGCGCGAGCCGAACGTGATCTTTCCGGTGTTTCTGTACTTCCTCTACATGCTGGAGCCCAACTACTACTCATCCACGCCGCCGCAGCGCACCGCGGTCGCGCCGGTGGGCACCGGCCCGTGGACCGTGAGCGAGTGGGTCAAGGGCGACCACCTGACGATGGTCGCCAACAACGGATACTGGCGGGGGGCCCCGCACGTCCGGGAGTACCGGTGGCGTCCGGTGCCGGAGAAGGCGACGCGGCTCAACAGCCTGATCCGCGGCGAGGGCGACATCGCAACCCACCTGGATCCGGACGACATCCCGATCATCCAGCGGGTCGACCGCCTGCGCGTCTCGACCGCGCCGGGCAGCCGGCGGGTGCACATCGGCTTTCCCTGCGACGTCGCGCGCTACCACGACCGCCGGGTGCGGTACGCGCTGTCGTCCGCGGTGGACTACAACGGTCTCGCGAAAGGGCTGCTCGGCCAGTTGGGGCCCAAACCGGTCTCCACCGTGCTTGTGGCCGCCGACGTGTGGCGCAATCCGGCGCTGCATCCCTTCGAGTACAACCCTCAGAAGGCGAAGGCGCTCCTCGCCGAGGCGAAGTTCCCGATGAACGAGCCGATACGCATCTACGTCCCGGTCGGCCGCTACCTCAAGGGCGAGGACGCGGCCCGGGCGGTGGCCGGCTATCTCCGCAACGTGGGCCTCAAGGCCGATGCGGCCCCGCTCGACTGGTCGGTGTATACCGACAAGATGCGCAGCCCAAAGGGCATGGACGACCTGTACCTGCTGGGCCTCGGCTCCCGGTTCAACGGCCCGGAGGATCTGAGCATCGTGACTACCGGGCAGATCTGGGACCAGACGAAGTGGGTGACATCCACGGAGAACGGCCCGAAATTCAACGCGCTCTACAAGCAGCTCAGCTCGACGTTCGATCCGGCGCAGCAAAAGAAACTGGCGTTTCAGATGGAAGCGCTGTTCGTCGAGGAGGCGCCCTGGATCAACCTGTGGATCGAGCCGGGCGCGTCCGGCGTCAACCGGCGCGTCACCTGGCAAGATTCGGGCGGGGGCGACCGGCTGGAGTTCTGGCTGCCGGGTGAAGGGGACGTCCGCTACACGTAATCCCGATGACCGCGTACGTCGCCCGGCGCATCGCCCAGACCGTGGTCGTCGTTTTCGGCGTCTCCGTCCTGGCCTTTGGGATGATGTTTCTCACGGGCGACCCGACGATGGTGATGGCCGGCGAGAACTGGACCCGGCAGCAGGTCGACGAGTTTCGTCACCAGATGGGGTTCGACCGGCCGTGGTTGGAGCAGTACGGGACGTTCGTGACGCACGCCGTCCGCGGTGATTTCGGGATGTCCATTCGGCAGCAGCAGCCGGTGTTTCAATTGATCATCGTGCGGGTGCCGGCGACGCTCGAGCTCGCCGGGACCGCGATGGCGATCACGATCGCGGTCGGCATTCCGCTCGGCATGCAGGCGGCGATGCACCGCAACACCGCCCTCGACCGGGGCGCCATGGGACTCGCGCTGCTCGGCCAGTCCATGCCGGTGTTCTGGCTCGGCCTGCTGCTCGTGCTCGTATTCTCGGTGTGGTTGGGATGGTTTCCGGTGGCGGGCCGCGGCGGGCTCGCCCACCTCGTGCTGCCGGGCCTGACGCTCGGGCTCTTCTCGCTCGCCTACACGGCGCGGATCACGCGCTCGGCGATGCTCGACGTCCTGTACACCGACTACCTCCGGACGGCCCGGAGCAAGGGCCTGGCGGAACGGCGGGTGCTCGTGCGCCACGCGTTGCGCAACGCGCTCGTGCCCGTCATCACGGTGCTCGGGCTGCAGTTCGGCGGGCTGCTCGGCGGGGCGGTGATTACAGAGACGATCTTCGCCTGGCCCGGCGTCGGGCGCCTCGTCCTCCAGGCGATTCAGGGCAAGGATCTTCCGCTCGTGCAGGCCGCCGTGTTCCTCCTGGCGGTCATGTTCGTCACCCTGAACCTGTGCGTCGACCTGCTCTACGTGTGGATCGACCCGCGCGTGCGGTTCGCATGAGCGCCCGCGTCCCGCCGTCCGTCCTCGCGGCGCTCGGCGTCCTGGGCCTGCTGGCCGCCACGGCGGTGTTCGCGGGCCAACTGTCGCGGTACGATCCCGGCGCGGTCTCGCTCGGGGACCGGCTCACGCCGCCGGCGCTCTTCGGCGGCACGTGGCGGCATCCGCTCGGCACCGACACGCTGGGCGAAGACGTCCTGAGCCGGGTCATCTACGGGGGGCGGATCTCCCTCATCGTGGGCCTCTGCGCCGTCGCGATTTCCGGAACGATCGGCATCGGCCTCGGAACGCTCGCGGGTTACCTCGGCGGCGGCGTCGACGACGTGATCATGCGGGTGGCCGAGATCCAGCTCGCGTTCCCGTCCATTCTCCTGTACGTCAGCATTATGGCGGTGCTGGGTCCGGGGCTCGGCAAGATCATCCTGGTTATCGGCATCGTGAGTTGGGTCGCGTACGCGCGGATCGAGCGCGGCGTCGTGTTCGGGCTCAGGGAGCGCGAGTTCGTCGAAGCGGCCCGCGCGATGGGCGCGCCCGCGTGGGCGATCATCCGGCGACATATTCTACCGAACACGCTCGGGCCGATGATTGTCGTCGCCAGTTTCACGCTGGCCGGCGCGATCATCACCGAAGCGTCCTTGAGTTTCCTGGGTCTCGGCGTGCCGCCCGCGGTGCCGTCCTGGGGACGGATGCTGGCCGACGGGCGGGATTATCTCGAGCGGGGATGGTGGATCGCGACGGCGCCCGGGATCGCGATCATGCTGGTCGTGCTGGCGGTCAACATCACGGGGGACTGGCTGCGGGACGTCCTGGACCCGCGCCTGCGAATCTGAGATGCCGTCCCGGGTTGTGACCACGGCGGACGTGCGCTGTACGGTCCCGGAATTGCGGTCCCGCGGCGGCATGGTGGCGTCCAACCACCGGCTCGCCGCGGAGGCCGGCGCCGCGATACTCGCGCGGGGCGGCAACGCGATCGACGCGGCCGCGGCCGTTTCGTTCGCGGTGGGCGTAGTCGAGCCGGCGATGAGCGGGCTCGGCGGCCGCGGCTACCTCGTCATCCGCTTCGGCGCGTCCGGAGAGACCGCCGTGATCGACGGCCATGAACGGGCGCCGCGGGCGGCGACACCCGACATGTTCGAAGTCGCCGACGTGCGCGAGCGCCCGAACCCCGGTTGGGGGCCCGAAGTCCCCGTCGTTGGACAGGCCAACATTATCGGGCATCGCGCCGTCGCCGTGCCGGCGGTGCTCGGGGCGATCGCGCTGGCCCACGGCCGGTTCGGCCGCCTGCCGCTGGCCGCCGTGCTGGAGCCCGCGATTACGTTGGCGGAGGACGGTTTTGACGTGAGTGTGGCGCTCGCGGCGGCGATCGCGCAGCACCGCGGCAAGCTCGCGCGGTATCCGGCCGCCGCGGCCGTCTTTCTTCCCGGCGGCGCCGCCCCCGCGCCGGGCGAACGGCTGGTCCAGCGCGATCTCGGGCGCACGCTGCGGCGCATCGCCGGACGCGGGCCGGACGAATTCTACACGGGCGAGATCGCCGGCGCGATCGACGCGGAGATGGTCCGCGGCGGCGGGCTCGTCACCCGGCGGGATCTGGCGGAGTTTCGGCCGCGCGTCTGGGCGGGCCCGCTCGCCGGTACGTATCGCGGCTATCACATTCTGACGGTTCCGGAGGCGACCGGCGGCGTCACACTGCTGCAGATCCTGAACCTTCTCGAAAGCATCGACACGGCGGCGTTCGAGCCCTTCGATCCGCGGTATCTGCACCTGCTGCTGGAGGTGTTTCGGGCGGCGTTCCGCGACCGGCTCGCGGTGATCGACGACCCCGCGTTCACGCCGGTCCCGTACGCGGGCCTGGCGTCGAAGGCGTTCGCGGCCGCGCGCGGCCGCGCGCTGTCGCCGGACCGCAGCGTGGATCCGCTGGATCCGGCGGATCCCTGGCCGTTTGACGGAGCGCGCGACGGCGCGCTTCCGCCGTCGCGCCACGCGTCGTGGCGGGCGCCCGCCGTCGAACACGAGACGACGCACTTCTGCGTGGTGGATGGCGAGCGGACCGTGGTGTCGATGACCCAGTCGATCATCGACGCGTTCGGGTCCGGCGTCGTGGTGCCCGGTACGGGCATTCTGCTGAACAGTTGCATGCACAATTTCAACCCCGTGCCGGGACAGTTGCGATCGATCGCGCCGTGGAAGCGGTCCGTTCACAACGGGGTGCCGGTGATCGTGCTCCGCGGGGACGGCCGGCCGCTCCTGGCCGTCGGGGGCGCCGGGGGCACCAAGATCATCACCGGAGTCGCGCAGATCCTCGTCAACCTCCTCGACCGCGGTTGGGACGTCCAGCGGGCCGTGGAGGCGCCGCGCGTGCACAACGAGGGGGACGCGAGCCAGGTCGACGGCCGCCTGGGGACGGAGACCGCGGACCGTCTTGCGCGGATCGGCCACACGGTCTCGATCGTGACGCCCAGGTACGCGAGACCGGTGTTCTCGCGGATCAACGCGATCGTGATCGACGCGGACGGTGAGCTCGCCGCCGGCACGGATCAGTTTGGCGACGCGGGCGCGGCGGGGGTGGAATGATGAACGGCATGATCGTCTGCGCCGAGCCCCTTGCAGCGGAGGCGGGCCGGGAGGTTCTCCTGGAGGGCAACGCGGCGGACGCCGCGGTGGCGACGGCGTTCGCCCAGGGCGTCGTGAACCCGTTCATGTGCGGGCTTGGCGGCATGGGCATCGCCGCCGTCCACCACGGCCCGACGGCCGAACGGACCGTGCTCGACTGCTACGCCGCGATCGGCTCCGTGCCGCCGCCGGCTTCGTGGGCCGACGAGTACATCGGCCGCCTTGAGTCGTACGGCCGGTTCGTCATCAAGAGCGAGGACAATCAGGCGGGCTACAAGTCGATCATGGTGCCGGGCGTGGTGCGCGGGTACGCCGAACTCTGGCGGCGCTACGGATCGGGCCGGGTGGCGTGGCGTCGCCTCGTGGAGCCCGCCCTGCGCCTGGCGCGGGAAGGGTTCGCGGTCGGCGCTACGCTCGCCGGCATGTGGGGCCGCGACGACGACGCGCCGGGTTTGCCGAGCCGGGCGGCGAAGTTTGCGCGGTCGCCGGAAGCCGCGCGCGTCTACGGGCGGCCCCACCGGGAAGGTGAGCGGTTCGGGCAGCCCGACTATGCGCGCACCCTCGAGCGGATCGGGGACGGCGGGCCGGAGGAGTTCTACACGGGCGCGCTCGGCCGCGAGATCGCGGCGGATCTAGAACGCCGTGCGTCATTGATCGCCCCGCACGACTTGTCCGGGTACCGCGCCGGGCCGATCCCGCCGCTGGTGGGCATGTACCGCGACTGCGAGATCGCCGGCCCGCCGGTGCCGTGCGGGACGGCGCACGTTCTCGAGATGCTGCAGGTCGCCGACGGCCTCGACCTGGCGCGGCTCGATCCGTTGGGTCCTGACTACGTCGAGCTCGTCACGGCAATCATGCGGGTGACGTTCGGCGAGCACGTGCCGCTCAAACTCGACCCGCCGTATCTCGTCGCGCACCACCGGCTTCACGAGCTCACCTCGCGCCTCCATGCCGGCGAGGTCCGCGAGCGCATCAAGGCGGAGCGGCGGGGCGCCGATCCCGGGACTACGCATCTGACCGCCGCGGACGACGAAGGCACCGTGGTCAGCTTCACGCACTCGCTCGGCTCCGGCGCGGGGTCCGGCGTGGTCACGCCGGGCCTCGGCTTCTTGTACAACAACTTCCTCGGACACTACAATCCGCTGCCGAACCGGTGGGACTCGATCGTGCCCGGCAAGCGCGGCGTCGGCACGACGCCGGCGGTGCTGTACCGCGCCGGGCGGCCCTGGCTCGGTATCGGCGCGGCGGGCGGCAGCCGCATCAACACCGCGGTCTTCCAGACCATCCTCAACATCGTGGAGCGCGGCATGACCGCGCGCGACGCGGTGGCCGCGCCCCGCTGCCATTCCGAGGAGGCGGACATCGTCTTCGTGGAGGGGGACGCCTACCCGGAGGCGACGGTGCGCGACCTCGGCCGCCGCGGCTACGACGTGCGCCGGACGCAGCAGGTCGCGCGAGTTCAGGCCGTGTTGATCGACCCGACGGGCACGATGCACCCAGGTCCGGATCCGCGCGGGGGAAGCGGGTTCGCGCAGGTGCCGTGACGGCGCCGCGGACCGGCGCCCCCGGCACAGCCGGCCTGACGTCGTCAGCCCGCTGTCGGTGTACTCGAGCCTGACCATCTCGGGGCCACGTTTTCTCGGCATCGGGGTGCAACCGCCGAGGGCCGACCGGGGAGTTATGTTGACCCGCGGCCGCGAATATCTCCTGGTGGCGCCGTGGATTCCGTTCTTCCACGGCCTCGCGATCTTCCTTACCGTGATGGGGTTCGATCTGCTCGGCGACGGCCTGCGGGATGCGTTGGACCCGCGGCTCAGGCTGGTGGTGTAGAAGGGAGCCGACCGATGGACGAAACCGCGACGCTCTACGCCGCGACCGGGGAGCTGGCCGAGGCGATCGCCGTGCTGCAGAAGGCCTCGCCGGCGTGGGTCAGCGACGCGCAGAGCACGATGAATACCATGGATCCGGGGATCAAGCCGGTCTGGAAGGGCGCGCGCGTCGTGGGGCCGGTGTTCACGGCCCGGTGCCTGCCGGAGAGCATCATCACCGTCCACAAGGCGTTGCTCGAGGCCCCGAAAGGCTCGGTCATCGTCGCGGACGGCGGCGGCTCGCACCTCGGAGCGCTGTTCGGCGAATTGATGGCGACCGAAGCGCGCAACCGCGGCATCGCCGGGCTCGTCGTTGATGGTGCGGTACGCGACACCGAAGCGCTCGAGGCGCTCAAGTTCCCGGTGTTCGCGCGGACGGTGACGCCCCGCGTGGGCTCGAACCGGCGGCTCGGGGCGACCCAACTGCCGGTGGTGTGCGGGGGCGTGCCGGTCCATCCCGGCGATGTCGTCCTCGCCGCGCACGACGGCGTGGTCGTGGTGCCGCGGGCGCGGCTCGCCGCGGTGGTCGCGGCGGTGCAGGCGATCGAGAAGAAGGAAGCCGACCTGCGGACCCGCATGGGGCGCGGGGAAGGGCTCGCGGAGATGATCGGCATGATGCCGATCATCTACCCGAAGTGACGCGACGCCGCCCGCGCGCGAACGCGCACGCCTCGGCGGATCCGGGACTTCGGGTTCGCCACCACACGTTCTTCGGCTGCCCGCCTCGTGACCCGGCGGGCGGGCGCACCGACCTCGCGTTCCTCGGGGCGCCGTTCGATCTCGGCACAACGCTGCGGCCCGGCACCCGGTTCGGTGCCGACGCGGTGCGCGCCGCCTCGGCCTGGTGGCAGTACGCGCGCGACGACGGACGCGCCGCGCCGGCCGAGGGCTGGTACGATCTCGACGCCGGCCGGTGGATCCTCCGCGGTGTCTCGATGGCCGACTGGGGCGACGTGCGGATCACCCCGACCCACCTTACGGAGAACCTGGACCGCATCACCGCGGGCGTTCGCGCGATCCTCGAGGC
Proteins encoded in this window:
- a CDS encoding ABC transporter permease, which encodes MPAGRGAAAELLARLIRDRLTLTGAVILLLLAALAALVPFLSPIDPTATSLPDRLLPPVWMPRGTPAHLLGTDGLGRDVLIRIVYGGRISLTVGFGAALIAAGLGVPLGLCSGYFGGALDAVIMRLVDIQLGFPSILLYISALAVVKPGLFNMVAILGVAGWVIHARVVRAQVLSQRRTEYVEAARALGSSHLWILGRHILPNVLAPVVVISTYSIAVFIITASSLSFLGLGLPPSTPDWGQMIATSMDYIRRAWWPSTFAGLALSLTVFGVSVLGDWLRDYLDPRLRVET
- a CDS encoding M28 family metallopeptidase, producing the protein MTGLPLTPDDAIRAADRQLIGDVWTSDEAWSHCEALVDRFPRRYAGHPDEAGARDYLLAALERYGVAARAEPFPCMHWSAGSAELIIHSPERRAISGVNLPMNVDTEVTAEIGFVEEGTPAQYAAYADRVADRIVLVTSRCPAYSHRPRTCRREKYLRAVEGGARGFLYMRHEGGLLPETYSLSADGPPPIPGLSLTREAGAEILRLLARGPVRATLRTAGKVSPGTSWNIVGDMPGPRRRDRVILVGAHYDTLIGCPGAVDDASGAAVLLEVARALSKHAPLLGTTVRFAFFGLEEGGLQGAYAYTEAHAGGLGAVDFMLNVDGAGFGDPHKGVGLQGWPELIPFFRRLGREMREDFPVDVWITPNSDMHPFLLRGVPCAWLFDLGMSLANLGWPHTAADSLDKISRRSLRTVALLVARLLLYMTNRDWPGRHARPEEVAAWLSEWNLEPRTKRRMDI
- a CDS encoding ABC transporter substrate-binding protein, giving the protein MKHARRITRRRLIGQAAAGGLGLGAGGLLAPWRRPAVAAANPAVVVMQGVDPETLDPQFGESGIMANVLSNVVEGLTAYDRNMNVVPFLAESLRVLDDKVTWRTVLRDGIKFSNGRPLNAEAVKFTVDRTLDPKMRAQGLNDPFPSRSGVVRVNIVNAKTVDIVLREPNVIFPVFLYFLYMLEPNYYSSTPPQRTAVAPVGTGPWTVSEWVKGDHLTMVANNGYWRGAPHVREYRWRPVPEKATRLNSLIRGEGDIATHLDPDDIPIIQRVDRLRVSTAPGSRRVHIGFPCDVARYHDRRVRYALSSAVDYNGLAKGLLGQLGPKPVSTVLVAADVWRNPALHPFEYNPQKAKALLAEAKFPMNEPIRIYVPVGRYLKGEDAARAVAGYLRNVGLKADAAPLDWSVYTDKMRSPKGMDDLYLLGLGSRFNGPEDLSIVTTGQIWDQTKWVTSTENGPKFNALYKQLSSTFDPAQQKKLAFQMEALFVEEAPWINLWIEPGASGVNRRVTWQDSGGGDRLEFWLPGEGDVRYT
- a CDS encoding ABC transporter permease — protein: MTAYVARRIAQTVVVVFGVSVLAFGMMFLTGDPTMVMAGENWTRQQVDEFRHQMGFDRPWLEQYGTFVTHAVRGDFGMSIRQQQPVFQLIIVRVPATLELAGTAMAITIAVGIPLGMQAAMHRNTALDRGAMGLALLGQSMPVFWLGLLLVLVFSVWLGWFPVAGRGGLAHLVLPGLTLGLFSLAYTARITRSAMLDVLYTDYLRTARSKGLAERRVLVRHALRNALVPVITVLGLQFGGLLGGAVITETIFAWPGVGRLVLQAIQGKDLPLVQAAVFLLAVMFVTLNLCVDLLYVWIDPRVRFA
- a CDS encoding ABC transporter permease → MSARVPPSVLAALGVLGLLAATAVFAGQLSRYDPGAVSLGDRLTPPALFGGTWRHPLGTDTLGEDVLSRVIYGGRISLIVGLCAVAISGTIGIGLGTLAGYLGGGVDDVIMRVAEIQLAFPSILLYVSIMAVLGPGLGKIILVIGIVSWVAYARIERGVVFGLREREFVEAARAMGAPAWAIIRRHILPNTLGPMIVVASFTLAGAIITEASLSFLGLGVPPAVPSWGRMLADGRDYLERGWWIATAPGIAIMLVVLAVNITGDWLRDVLDPRLRI
- the ggt gene encoding gamma-glutamyltransferase → MPSRVVTTADVRCTVPELRSRGGMVASNHRLAAEAGAAILARGGNAIDAAAAVSFAVGVVEPAMSGLGGRGYLVIRFGASGETAVIDGHERAPRAATPDMFEVADVRERPNPGWGPEVPVVGQANIIGHRAVAVPAVLGAIALAHGRFGRLPLAAVLEPAITLAEDGFDVSVALAAAIAQHRGKLARYPAAAAVFLPGGAAPAPGERLVQRDLGRTLRRIAGRGPDEFYTGEIAGAIDAEMVRGGGLVTRRDLAEFRPRVWAGPLAGTYRGYHILTVPEATGGVTLLQILNLLESIDTAAFEPFDPRYLHLLLEVFRAAFRDRLAVIDDPAFTPVPYAGLASKAFAAARGRALSPDRSVDPLDPADPWPFDGARDGALPPSRHASWRAPAVEHETTHFCVVDGERTVVSMTQSIIDAFGSGVVVPGTGILLNSCMHNFNPVPGQLRSIAPWKRSVHNGVPVIVLRGDGRPLLAVGGAGGTKIITGVAQILVNLLDRGWDVQRAVEAPRVHNEGDASQVDGRLGTETADRLARIGHTVSIVTPRYARPVFSRINAIVIDADGELAAGTDQFGDAGAAGVE
- a CDS encoding gamma-glutamyltransferase, giving the protein MMNGMIVCAEPLAAEAGREVLLEGNAADAAVATAFAQGVVNPFMCGLGGMGIAAVHHGPTAERTVLDCYAAIGSVPPPASWADEYIGRLESYGRFVIKSEDNQAGYKSIMVPGVVRGYAELWRRYGSGRVAWRRLVEPALRLAREGFAVGATLAGMWGRDDDAPGLPSRAAKFARSPEAARVYGRPHREGERFGQPDYARTLERIGDGGPEEFYTGALGREIAADLERRASLIAPHDLSGYRAGPIPPLVGMYRDCEIAGPPVPCGTAHVLEMLQVADGLDLARLDPLGPDYVELVTAIMRVTFGEHVPLKLDPPYLVAHHRLHELTSRLHAGEVRERIKAERRGADPGTTHLTAADDEGTVVSFTHSLGSGAGSGVVTPGLGFLYNNFLGHYNPLPNRWDSIVPGKRGVGTTPAVLYRAGRPWLGIGAAGGSRINTAVFQTILNIVERGMTARDAVAAPRCHSEEADIVFVEGDAYPEATVRDLGRRGYDVRRTQQVARVQAVLIDPTGTMHPGPDPRGGSGFAQVP
- a CDS encoding RraA family protein, translating into MDETATLYAATGELAEAIAVLQKASPAWVSDAQSTMNTMDPGIKPVWKGARVVGPVFTARCLPESIITVHKALLEAPKGSVIVADGGGSHLGALFGELMATEARNRGIAGLVVDGAVRDTEALEALKFPVFARTVTPRVGSNRRLGATQLPVVCGGVPVHPGDVVLAAHDGVVVVPRARLAAVVAAVQAIEKKEADLRTRMGRGEGLAEMIGMMPIIYPK